The DNA region AGAAACTTTGTACATCAATCATACTGAACGTAAATCCGACATTTGTTCTGCTGAACTCAACAGCTTGAATTCATATTGTAAATAACATGCACTAATGTACAAATTAAGTAATAAATCATGCGGAAACTGTACTCTACCATacataaaattattttttaaagaatgtgAACTCTGTTACAGGCCATGCCTAATGTAAACATTCAAATGCTCTTATTTCTCTGTATAGGAATTTTAGAGCAATCATAATGCACATTCTTGTTCGACATGAAACTGAGATATTTTGTTGAATGTGGACGGTGAAATAGTTCTGAATCATGGTTGTGCCCTAACTATCTCAGTGGGATAAAGGAAAGGTGGGTAGCTGTTACTGGGAAGGACTCCACGGTAAACAGAACCAAACATCACTGTCTGACTCAAcataaaaccctttttttaatttgacctCTATTCTGCTGTACTTCTTATGCACTGCTGCTTGCATGTTTTGCCTTCATAAAGTGGGAACAGAAGCATTTTGGGGCATTATAATAATGGAAGCCTATGATGTacctttaaaaaacagaaagaatgtATTTATTAAATGCCACTGCTAATGCACAATTAATTACGGGACTGCTGAGTTTTTATTATTACTAATAAAAAAAGACCCTCGGCTTTTCTGTCTCCGGAtgcctttctttttatttaagtATAAATGAACTGTTTCTTTAATATGAAGACTGTTAATTAAAGGCGGGCTTACCCTTACGGCTAATCCTGGAAGAGGGCTTCCCCGTCATGCCCGGTTTCATTTGCTCCAGGTTGGTACCTGTGTCATACTAACTTTACTATCATGTGGACTAAATTGTTGTTGATTTACTATTGCATTTTATATTAATAATGACATGCTAGGTTTTTGTATTGGCTGGGGATAGTAAAACAGGTTTTGACGTTTGGAATTGCAAATTACACTGTCTGAAAAGAAGAGATTTGTAGTGCATTGTAGTGTGGTTCGTCGTTGCCGCCTGGTGACTCGATGCTGGCCGATAACTTATAGGTAAATGACCAAATTCCTGCAGGATCGGTCCCTCTTGGGCTTCTGTAACTTGGCGTTTGTGCTGACGCAATGGTTACCATAGAAACCGATTAGGCGTCGCCACCCTTAGAGGCAAATTGATGAGTGCGCTGTCTGTGTGCAGCGCTGCGAGGTGCAGGTCGGAACAGATGCATTTTCCCGTGCTTTTCAGCCCGTGTGTCGGAAGTAAAGCTGGACCTGCTGACCTGAGCGCCGTCGCTGGCCGTGTTGGTACCCGGGAGCAGCCATGGCCGAGGACGACCGTGAATGGGTCTTCGAGAGCATCGTTGGCTACCTGAGCAGTCCTATATGGCTCATCCCCATCAATGAATTCCTTGAGACAAAGTCCTTAGGTAAAAGAAGAACATATGACGACATGTcaaatgttttttgtgtgtctgtgccctGTTAGCCTAGTGGCTAAGCTAATCCAGAGGTAGCACAACGGATTAGCCACCGTTAGCTGGCTAGGTAAAGTAGTAAAATGAGCGAACTTTATCATAAAGATCAGGCTTGTGTAACTTAAAGGCTGCAAAACGTTCCGTTACATATAAGTTTATGGCTGGACGGTTTGCTTTTGGCTGCTTCGTCTAACTAGCCTGCATACTTTCAGTTttcgatgatgaagaggaaaataaGTTGTCATATACAGACATCCATATGCAGTATAAGACCTTGGTGAGTACAGACTTGCATCCAAGCACCCTGATTCTATGCAATACTTCGTCTGCTGGATTAAACAGTGATTTTACTTTGCAGACTCACCAAAGTATGCTGATGTAAGCTGCTTTGCTGTTATAGGTGGAGAGGCTGTTGGATAATTACATGAGGGAAGTTGGCATCAGTGACCAGCAGTTTCTGGATGCCTGCACGTCTCCTTTTGCCAAGTCTAAAACAATGCAGGTATCTTAAGCTCCTTGTATAAGATGCCATCTTCAAGTTAATCTAGGTGGATATTCAGATATGTGTTTGCTGCTTGGAGAGGCCAATTTCTCAACATTATCATCCATAGGTGCAATGTGGCCACACAGGGATCTCAAAGGATGGAGTTCATTGGTATCCCCTGGAGATGTAGATCTAATTAATTAGCCCTGAGATGGATATTCACTGACCTGCTCACCAGATTAAAGCACCTTAAATCACTGAgtgatgctgaagtttaatttcgcagctgctgcaggttctgtccATTTTTTTAGTTCAttcataaaatgacaaaatgattAAGTTaatctgtttttaatcaaataaTTAATTCCTCTAATCTGGTGAATAGGTGCATGAAAAAAGGGCTTTTAATGTGAGGAACCTGAGACAGTGTACACATTTGGGGTAACGGGAATCCTGGTTACTATTTATAAGCGTTCTTATAGGTTCGCTTCATTGTGAACTTACATTTGCTGTATGTGGAGGAAAACTGTTGCTTCTGTCTTTCTCAGTTGGATTTTGTTTAGCTTGTTTTAAATTTGCCTCActgaaataagaataaaaacttGTGTTAAAGtagtttttaataaatgtttgaCACTGAAGATCTGTTCATTCATTCTTTCACTTTCTTTCAGTCAGTGTTCCAGCCAATTCTGGCTACAGACGACTTCCAGATGTTTCGATCAATGATGGTCCAGAAGAAcatggagctgcagcttcaaGCCCTCCGGATCATCAAGGAAACTTCGGGTTGGttaatttaacacatttttctcaCTAGTTCAACGTTGAGTTAAGATACTGGTGGAATTCTTGCGAATGTAGgtcattttaatgtgtgtgtatgtgtgtgtatgtgtgtaggaAGCCTTCCCGATAGTCTAACTGATGGTGTGGATGAGATGAAAGAGTTGGAGGAGCAAGAAATAAGTATTCTACAGGATGTTCTCAAGTAAgactcatctgtctctcttttttccacctatacacacgtgcacacacatgcacacacccttTTGCCTCTTTGGAAGTTTCATTGTGGCATTTTCACCCAAGTGACAGGACAATATTTTCTTTAGGTGCTATTTTTAGTGTCCATGATTGATACATTTTCAGAtgaatttaatcattttacatGCAGTAATATGAATATTAGGGCATGTTGCAGTGGGCAGCTTGTCTATACATTATGTGTCCAAGACTGTGGAAGCTCTTGTCCCTGTTCTCTAATGGGATTTTGCATGTAGCTGCCTGGCCAACTAGAACACTTTGCATTTCATGATGCTGCAGTTAAGCTCCTTAAGATGCAGCTAATTTCAGTTCGTGGGATTGACTCAGCGGAGAAATAGCATTTCTATTCTGTATTTTTACGAAAATTCATTTCTGATATGCGCATGAATTGCTCATTTCCTTTCATATTTGTGTTTTGTCATTCATGCTTCACCCAAACAATGCAACACGCAGTAGAGCAATCATGCATCACAAAGCTCAAACTGCACATATTTGATCATTAAAAGATGTTCTTATTATTGCTTTATTGTGCATACACACATGCttgtatgtgtatgtgtctgCTGTAAGGCAACTTAAGCTATTAAATGAATCAAATTAAAGGATCTGTGTGATGCCCAGGTGATCCCTGTGAGCAAGCCTGAGTGATGTTTCCGCTACTAAAGGCTCAATTGACCCAGATAATACAACAGCtcactttcattttctgtcaGAAAGTCAAAAGAGGAATATGAAGCACAAAAAAGGAGGCAGCTATTGGAGGTTGAGACTCCTTCCGCACGCAGCAGCACTTCCCACAAGTCAGCAGCCATCAGCAGAGAAGCCCAAGATACCAACTTTGCCCCCGGCCAACAACGCAACTCTGCCAAGGTAAAAATCCTGAGACCAATTGAGCTAAATGAAATCCTGATGATTGCCAGACTGTAGCACCTCAGATTAAGCATGTGAGCCTTTTTGTGCAAGTCCAATCAGCAAAGTAGGCCACCCTCCGTTATATAAGAGGGCGGAGGTGAAGCTTTGTTTCCAACATGACTCTTCCCATGTTGGGACTCATGCAGCACTGTTGTCAATAATGTCCTGTtggtttttcattttcattaagGCCAAAACTGAGGTGAATCGTGACAGCAGTGGCAGCAATAATGTTCACCACACCCGAATAGTGAATGGAAGTAGTGCCACTGAATATAATCCGGTAACCTAAACCCATCCACCTAGTACATCCATATTAAAACCAAGGATGCATTAATGCCAATTCCAATCGATGTTTACTAGATATCCTGATTAAACCTACTTATTATATATGTTGTGCAGTAATGGTGTAATTTTCCAATAGTGTTATGAATGTTTGTGTGATTTAGGAGTGAATAGATCATTAGTATGTTATATGGGGAGGCAGAGTGCGATATCATCTGAGGAATATTCATTCTTTTGGCTGATTTACTGCAGGAGAGAAGCACAGCAGCGAGAAAAGAAGTCAAGATCTCCAGACTTGAAACAGAGAAGAGCGGAGCTCTAAGCGGCTCCTCATCTACAGTCACTCCAGGTAAATCCGAAGAGCTTCAGTCTTTttttccaccagcagctgaACCACAAGCTTCTCTGACTGACATATTAACACGCTGAAACACACTGTGTGCGTCCAGAGTTGGAGCGTAACGGCGTGGAGGACAGCGTCCTTCCTGCAGTAAGAACGCCACCACGGTGTGCGCAGGGCGGCGGCAGCCAGCCGGTGTCTGAGGCGTGCCTGGAGGAGGCACACAGGGAGGCTGGCTTCTCTAAGCCCTTTACAGTAAGTCCGTCTGGGTCGTTTCAATTCATCTTCATGTCCTggcagtaaagaatgtgttttccAGCGAAGGGCATAATAAAGTAACTCCAGGTTTATTCACCTAGTAAGGAGTGGTCAGACAGCCCAGAATTCTCACCTTTCTCTGGCTAGTTCAACATCTTTGGTTGCGCCTTTATTTAATTCCAGGAGTTGTCAACGTCTCAGCAGGAAGAgatccagcagagggcagcataTCTGCGCCTGCAGCGAGACAAGCTGCATGCGCtgaaaaaagaacagcagaagagCACACCGACATCTCCGGAGGTGACTTCGAACCCTgaacccaccaccaccagcaacGTGTCCCCGGTAACTGCAGCATAtgacttcatttgtttttcGCCTGATATTCTTTAACTCTTATCGTCCTAATTTCACACAATCCGTCTgactttgctcttttttttgtgtattATTTTGTGCggttttcattttcatcttgTCACACTGGCCTGTCAGGAGGCAGTGGGACAGTCCCAGAGAAATGGGGCCtgtaccccccctcctcctcctcctcctccctcagcacaACGCTGTAACTCTTCCAAGAAGGTGATCCACCTGTCTGATGTGACCAAGTGAATTTGTTCATGCTGCAGTGTTGCACCTGCTGCATTACTATAGGCAGCTTGTTTAACTCCTGGTAGCGAGCAGTGTCCCTTCCACTGAAGACTCCAACAGAAAGCTTTTCTTATGCTGCCTGCATCAGCATCAGCCATTTGTTCAGCCGACTTTAGCAAGTCTGTACATGTGTTTGTGATAGTTTGTCTTCCCTCCCTTCTCCATCATCGCTAGAGATGATTATAGATTATTTGTATTAAAATCTACCTGGTCTCCTCACAGGAGGTGTCTgctgaggagaggaaggtgTCTGCTGATGAGAGGAAGCAGCTACAGAAGAGAAAACACCTGGCTGACAAACTGAAAGAGGAAGTGATCAGGAAGTAACGCCCAGCCCTTCTGTCGTGTGTTACTACCGTAATCTAGTTATTCTGCCACTCTTAATCTAGAGAAATCATTTTATGTCGCATTCAAGGAAATATCAGGTCTTCTTGGCGCATTCTTGATTGTTACACTGACAGATGTGGTAAAAGTTCCTGGTAATGTATGATGAGATTAAATTAGGAAAGGGAGAAATGCTTTGAATGATATATGGGATATGTGGTGAACAATAAATGTAAAGTGTAAATATGATGGAGTTTAATGAGATTACGGGTTACAGATCAGAAAGTGATATTTTGTTGATGTGTCATTAGGATGCACACGTGTACAGTTTTGTTCAATTTCACAGGATTTGCTCAAATCTTGTGCTAATAACATTAGCAGCTCATCCTAATCAAAGAATGTGGTGGGATTTGTGAAACTGAACATGGGATATTTTCataaaaaaagagggaagatCCCGATTTGTCACTTTGTATCTCATGTatgccatttaaaataaatcacattttataaAAATCATCTGGAATTTGTTCGATGCATGGAGTGATGAAGGAATAGCGACCTCTGTTGGCCAGTCAGTGCaacaatcaaatcaaaacaaagcTTCAGTAACCAGTTCAATGTCAGGGTCACAtttaatttcaaaatgtatcAAATAAACTCATACAAATGTTAAGAATTAATGGTGCTGGTAAATGCACTTAGGACAATTAAAAAACAACTCTTGTtgggacaggaaaaaaaaaagaactggcTGTAGGTAATAAACTGGTCATTACACCACCGTTTGTGGAGCAACTCTGCAGTTTTAGTATTGTCTGATAACGCTTCATTCTGTCTGCTGCAGGGTGTTCTGGTAAATTTGAGGAATATTTTAACCAACCTCTGCCTGCCTGTTGGTCAGTCACCTCTGATCTgtccaaatctttttttttttcttaataaaaACTGTTcagctgggattttttttaaaaaaaaagttatttacaGGGTAATAAAATGTATCTTGGAGAACAGAAGATGTTCTTTCCCAGCTGGCAGTGTTGCGAactgtttttcctgcctttgAACACGATCAAACTCCTGAGACAACACGCGCCAATAGAGGAAGAGCAACTTTTCAGCTCCGTCAGACAATTCTGGGGTACGTGTGGGCACAAAAGAGAGACATCCTCGGAATTTTGGCTACAACAGTGACTTTACTGcagtttttaatgttatttttaaaaccaGCATCTGAAATTCCTTTTCATTTTACAATAAATCAAATGCACTTGACTGGACAGGTAAGAGTGACCCAACCTttgtgcaaaaaaagaaaagaaaaaatacacagGTCGGAAGGTTTTCCTGCCCTTTGAAAGTCAAACCAGGGCAAAtgattaaaaagggaaaaactcTGTACAATACTTCTTAACAAAGTGATGAAATACAGAATTTCAGGTTAATgcaattctgtgtgtgtgtatattttacaGTGAGCCTTGGCAAAAATGATGCCATGGTTTCTGAAGGTTCGAGTCCTGCTCCTCTAGATCCAAGCCTCACCACTGGTCAGTTTTCTTGATAAATGTCTGCCTTCAGTCAATTTCCTCGTCTCAACTTTTTGTTCAGTTATTCTAGTTCACTAGATCCTTTATCCCCAACAAACGTGGACAGTTCTGTTGCAGGGAGGCACACACTACTACAGCCAGTCAAGCTTACTATAACTGACGGCTAGCCCTGCTAGCCTGACTGGCCTGCGGAACAGTTCGTACACTGGCTGGTTGTTGCTTTTCCTCCGTCTCTGGAGCTCATTAGTTCAGGTTCCAAAAGGCTGAAGATGGAACAAGTGGGGACGCACGGGTTCCTGGGTCGCCGTCGTACACAGCTTCCTTGCtcctgttgctatagcaacagatCAGCACTGGGAACCACCATAGCACTGTTGTTTTCAGCAGGAACTCTAACTGGTCAGTAaagaggagatggtggtgatgggaaAAGAGTTTTGAAGAAAATCAGAACTGGAAAAACAGAAGATTTATGGAAGAGGGTTGAAATGGCAAAGGACAGAGTAGACTGGGATCCCCTAAGGAGGCTGTTGGTCAAGGGTCAGTATAAAATCAACAAGGAATAGCAGGTGGTTTCCAGAAGAGTCTCTTCATCCCCTTCCACTGAAGAAAAGAgcagaggttggggggggggggcagtgagtcaAGG from Takifugu rubripes chromosome 4, fTakRub1.2, whole genome shotgun sequence includes:
- the cfap36 gene encoding cilia- and flagella-associated protein 36 isoform X4, yielding MAEDDREWVFESIVGYLSSPIWLIPINEFLETKSLVFDDEEENKLSYTDIHMQYKTLVERLLDNYMREVGISDQQFLDACTSPFAKSKTMQSVFQPILATDDFQMFRSMMVQKNMELQLQALRIIKETSGSLPDSLTDGVDEMKELEEQEISILQDVLKKSKEEYEAQKRRQLLEVETPSARSSTSHKSAAISREAQDTNFAPGQQRNSAKAKTEVNRDSSGSNNVHHTRIVNGSSATEYNPERSTAARKEVKISRLETEKSGALSGSSSTVTPELERNGVEDSVLPAVRTPPRCAQGGGSQPVSEACLEEAHREAGFSKPFTELSTSQQEEIQQRAAYLRLQRDKLHALKKEQQKSTPTSPEVTSNPEPTTTSNVSPEVSADERKQLQKRKHLADKLKEEVIRK
- the cfap36 gene encoding cilia- and flagella-associated protein 36 isoform X1, producing MAEDDREWVFESIVGYLSSPIWLIPINEFLETKSLVFDDEEENKLSYTDIHMQYKTLVERLLDNYMREVGISDQQFLDACTSPFAKSKTMQSVFQPILATDDFQMFRSMMVQKNMELQLQALRIIKETSGSLPDSLTDGVDEMKELEEQEISILQDVLKKSKEEYEAQKRRQLLEVETPSARSSTSHKSAAISREAQDTNFAPGQQRNSAKAKTEVNRDSSGSNNVHHTRIVNGSSATEYNPERSTAARKEVKISRLETEKSGALSGSSSTVTPELERNGVEDSVLPAVRTPPRCAQGGGSQPVSEACLEEAHREAGFSKPFTELSTSQQEEIQQRAAYLRLQRDKLHALKKEQQKSTPTSPEVTSNPEPTTTSNVSPEAVGQSQRNGACTPPPPPPPPSAQRCNSSKKEVSAEERKVSADERKQLQKRKHLADKLKEEVIRK
- the cfap36 gene encoding cilia- and flagella-associated protein 36 isoform X3, coding for MAEDDREWVFESIVGYLSSPIWLIPINEFLETKSLVFDDEEENKLSYTDIHMQYKTLVERLLDNYMREVGISDQQFLDACTSPFAKSKTMQSVFQPILATDDFQMFRSMMVQKNMELQLQALRIIKETSGSLPDSLTDGVDEMKELEEQEISILQDVLKKSKEEYEAQKRRQLLEVETPSARSSTSHKSAAISREAQDTNFAPGQQRNSAKERSTAARKEVKISRLETEKSGALSGSSSTVTPELERNGVEDSVLPAVRTPPRCAQGGGSQPVSEACLEEAHREAGFSKPFTELSTSQQEEIQQRAAYLRLQRDKLHALKKEQQKSTPTSPEVTSNPEPTTTSNVSPEAVGQSQRNGACTPPPPPPPPSAQRCNSSKKEVSAEERKVSADERKQLQKRKHLADKLKEEVIRK
- the cfap36 gene encoding cilia- and flagella-associated protein 36 isoform X2: MAEDDREWVFESIVGYLSSPIWLIPINEFLETKSLVFDDEEENKLSYTDIHMQYKTLVERLLDNYMREVGISDQQFLDACTSPFAKSKTMQSVFQPILATDDFQMFRSMMVQKNMELQLQALRIIKETSGSLPDSLTDGVDEMKELEEQEISILQDVLKKSKEEYEAQKRRQLLEVETPSARSSTSHKSAAISREAQDTNFAPGQQRNSAKAKTEVNRDSSGSNNVHHTRIVNGSSATEYNPERSTAARKEVKISRLETEKSGALSGSSSTVTPELERNGVEDSVLPAVRTPPRCAQGGGSQPVSEACLEEAHREAGFSKPFTELSTSQQEEIQQRAAYLRLQRDKLHALKKEQQKSTPTSPEVTSNPEPTTTSNVSPEVSAEERKVSADERKQLQKRKHLADKLKEEVIRK